TGGCCGCGGACGGTAAATCCACCAGCCTGCTCAGCGATGCCGCCGTCGCTTTTTGGGGCATTGGGATCATGCTGTATTTCTCTTTGACAACGCTGGTGATCCTGAGGCTTCTTGCCGGGGGCGAGAACCGCGGCGGGATCGTGCCCACAAACTGGATCTTCATGGGCGCCACCGCCATCACCGTCCTCGCCGGGTCCATGATCTTGAACCTTCCAGCCGATGTCCCCGTTCTTGGCGTTGCCGCGCCCACAGTAGGCGGCATTAGCTACCTGCTGTGGGCGTTCGGACTGTGGTGGGTGCCGCTGCTGGTGGCGTTTGGAGTGTGGCGCCACTTGGTCCGTCGTGAGCCGCTGCGCTACTCCACGGCCTTGTGGTCCATCGTGTTCCCGCTGGGCATGTTCTCAGTAGCAACGTACCGGTTCGGACACGAGAACGCTATGCCGCTGCTGGCCGTACTGGGGCAGTGGGCCACCTGGGTGGCGGTGGCGGCTTGGGCGCTGGTTGCCGCAGGTATGCTCCTGGCAGTGATACGGGTGCTCAGGAAACCACCGACTGGGCCGTGAGCGCGCGCAGCAGATGATCCCGCTGCTCCACTATCAGGCGGCGCAGGCCTGTGGCGGCACCGCCGTTGTCACTCAGCCACGCGTCGGTGCGCACCACCACCGGGTGGTCAACGGGATTCCCGCCCGACGCCAGGTCCTGATGTGCCGGGTACAGCCCGCGCACAAGCCGCCCGGCAATTTCGATGCTGCGCGTCTCCCAGACCTCCCTCAGTGACTCAAAGTATGGTTCCACAAACGGCTCAAGAAGTTCGTGTCCGCCGGCCATGAAACCTTCTAAGGTGGCGCTGAGCAGCTCATTCGTCAACAGGGTTTCCTTGACGGCATCATGCCAGGCCCGCGCCTTGACCGCCTCGGACGGGAACGACGCCCCAGCGCTCACCCTGCCAACACGGTTCTCCGCCGTCGTCAGTGAGGCCAATTCAGCATCCAATTCCGCCTCCGTCGCCAGGCCTCGCGCAGCCAGCGCCTGCCACAGCAACCACCGCAGATCGCTGTCCACACGCAATCCGGAGGGCACCCTGAGACCGTCCAAAAGCCCACGGATCCGCACCGCAGGTGTGTCGGTGCCGCGCCCCAAAGAGGCAAGCGCCCTGGCCCACACCAGTTGCTCATCACTGCCGGGCGAGGCGGCGTCGAGGTGCTCTTCGACGCCGGCCAAGAGCCCCGCCCGAACCTCGCCACGGATGTCCGGCGGGCAGTAGTTCTCGAGGGCAAAGATCGCGTTGTCCACCAGGGTCTGCAGGAGGGCGATGTCATGCTCGCCGGCTGTTTGCTCGCAGACGGCATTGATGTACAGGCGGGAGGCCATGAGAGCGTCCCGGACAGCGTTCCACATCGAGGACCAGACAAGGCTGCGCGCCAACGGGTCAACAATGGTGCCCACCGCTGACAGGGCTGTGGCGAGTGAAACACCATCAAGGCGGACCTTGGCATAGCTGAGGTCCTGGTCGTTGACGATGACTAGGGCCGGTTCGGGAAAGCCTGTCAGCTCAGGAACGATCGTCTGCGCGCCCGTCACATCGACGGTGACCGAATGGGTCCGAACCAGCTGGCCGGCGTCGTCCAGGTTGAACAAGCCCACAGCCAGCCGATGCGGACGCAGTGCCGCGAGCCCCGTAACCGGGTCCACGGCTTCCTGGGTGATGGTGAACGCCGCAATCCGCCCCTCCACCAGTCCCATGGAGGTCCCCAGCGTGGAGATGCCCGCCGTCTGGAGCCAGTCCCCGCCCCAGCTGCTCAGGTCCCGGCCACTGGCATTGCTCAGGGGGACAAGCAGGTCAGCCAGGCTGGTGTTGGAGTACTCATGAGCCTTGAAATATTCTTGCGCACCGGTGATGAACGCCTCCTGGCCCACATAGGCCACCAACTGTTTCAGGACCGAGGCGCCCTTCGCATAGGTGATGCCGTCAAAATTCTGCTTCGCTGCTTCCAGATCTGGGATGTCAGCCACGATGGGGTGCGTGGTGGGAAGCTGGTCCTGGACATAGGCCCACGCCTTGCGGCGGCTGGCGAAAAGCGTCCACGACTTCTCACCCCACTCGGTCACTTCAGCCACGGCAAGGTGGCCCATGAAATCGGCAAATGACTCCTTCAGCCACAGATCGTCCCACCAGCTCATGGTCACCAGGTCGCCAAACCACATGTGAGCCATCTCGTGCATGATCGTGTTGGCCCGCTGCTGGTACTGGGTGTCGGTGGCCCGGGAGGTGTGGATGTAATGCTCGGTGAAGGTCACCAGTCCGGGATTCTCCATGGCGCCCAAATTATATTCCGGGACAAATGCCTGATCGTACTTGCCGAACGGGTAAGGGTAGTCAAAAAGGTCGTTGAAGTAGGCGAGTCCGGCCTTGGTCACGGCAAAAATGGGGTCCGTGTCAAACTTGGCGGACAGGGACGCCCGGCAATAGGCGGTCAACGGGATCTCCAGTTCGGTACCTGCGTGCGCACTGTCCATGCCGAAGGTCATGCTGAAATGGTCCGAGACCTTGAAATATGGGCCGGCCAGGATGGTGGTGATGTAGGTGGAGATGGGCAAGGTGGTGGCAAAGTCCCACGTTCCACCGATCGCCAGGCCATCGGCATCGACCGCCGTGTCACTGTAGTCGGAGACCACCTGGTTTGAGGCCACTTCCCAATCCGACGGCGCACTGACGTGAAAGGTGAACGCCGCCTTCAGGTCTGGCTGTTCGAAGTTTGCGAAGACGCGCCGGGCGTCGGCTGGCTCGTATTGGGTGTAGGTGTAGACCTTGGAATCTGCGGGGTCCACGAACCGGTGCAGGCCCTCCCCGCTACTGGAGTAGGCGGCTGTGGCCTTAACCGTGACCACATTCTCACGGGCCAGTTGCGGGAGGTGGATGCGGGCGCCGTCGACCACGTCCGCCAGATCCAGGAAGGCCCCATTGAGTTCCACGGATTCCACGCTCAGACCAATGAAGTCCAGGAACGTGCTGCTGCCGGGTGTGGCTGCGTCAAAGGTGATGACACTTTGCGTGGGGAAGCCCTGTTCGTCCAGGTTTTGGGCGTTGCTGACGTCCACGCGAACGTCGTAGTGATGTACGGTGAGCAGGGCTTTTCGCGCGGAAGCCTCGGCGCGGCCTAAGTTTGAATTCGACACTCTTTCATTGAACCATGGACCGGCAACCTTAGGCCCTCCCTTCCCCGAACCAGCCTTCTACACTGACATCAGGTGCACGGCGCCAAAGGCCAGCGCTGCAATGAGCACCCATGAGCAAAGGGCCATGATGGTGGCCCTGACACCGGTACGCAGCAGTTCACGGATCCGCACCGACGCCCCCAAGCCAAACAACGCCGCACCTAGGGCCACGTCCTGGGCCGTGGCGCCGGCCTCGACCAGCCCCGCCGGCAGCCATCCGCTGGTGCGCAGCACAATCATCGCCAAAAATCCGAGTACAAACAGTGGAATGACGGGTGGGAACCGTGGTGTCTGGGATACGTCCGCGTGGGGATCCGCCGCGACCGCTGCTTGCGCCAGGCGGCTGTGCCGGCGTCGTTCCATACCGCCTACGACACCCACGATGGGGGCCAAAAGCATGACCCTGGTGAGCTTGACGATGATGGCAGCGCTGAGGGCCACGGCGCCGGCGGTCTGGGCGGTCGCCACCACCTGGCCGACGTCGTGCACGCCAGCACCCACCCACTGGCCAAACTGCAGCGGATTCAGGCCCAGCGGGTTCATCAGCAGTGGCAAGACCCCGATGGCGAGTGTGCCGCACAGGGTCACCAGGGCCACGGGCAGAACGGTGTCGCTGTGTTTGGTGCCCTTGACGGCGGCCATGGCGCCAATCGCGGAGGCACCACAAATGGAGAACCCGGTGGCGATCAGTAGGGGCGTGTCGCCCTCCAGTCTGAACAGCTTGCCCAGCGCGTAGGTGCCGGCGAAGCTGAGCAGCACTACGCCCACGATCAACGCCACACTGACCCAGCCAAGGTTCATGACATCGCCAAGGCTGAGCTTCAGGCCCAGGAAGACGATGCCCACCCGCATCAGGTGCTTGCCGGAGAAGTTCAGTCCGGCCCGCCAGGGCCCCTCGCACAGGACGGCGGTACCCGGCAGGTTTACCGCGGCAATGCCCAGGACGACGGCGATGGTCATGGCCGGCAGCATCGGCACGACACTGTGGACCAGCAAGGAGACGACGACGGCGACCAGGGCAGCGGCCAGGCCTGGAATGAATGGTTGCGTGCGCGTCCACCAGGTGGGTGAGCCGCTTTCGGCACGATTTACCACGGGCTGGGCTTGTAGTCCTTGAGGAAGACGCCATACTGGTCCACACCACTTTCACCCATCACGATGGGGTCATAGACGCGTGCCGCTCCGTCCACAAGGTCCAGGGGTGCGTGGAACCCTTCCTCGGCCAGCCTGACCTTGGTGTAGTGGGGTCGTTCATCGGTGATCCAGCCAGTGTCCACGGCTGTCATGAGGATTCCGTCAGCCTCAAGCATCTCTGCCGCGCTGGTCCGGGTCAGCATGTTCAGGGCCGCCTTGGCCATGTTGGTGTGCGGATGGCCGGGGCCTTTGTAGGCGCGGGCGAACTGCCCTTCCATGGCGGACACGTTGACGATATATTTGCGGTCGGCCGTGGAAGCGGCCATGGCCGGACGCAGGCGTGAGACGAGGAGGAACGGGGCGGTGACGTTGCACAGCTGAACCTCAAGCATCTCCAAGGGGTCCACCTGGTCCACCACTTGGGTCCAACTGTTGATGGCGGCGACATCCGGAACGAGTCCACCTGCGTCAATGGCGGTTCCTGCGGCTAGGCGCTCCAGGGACGCGGAGCCCATGGACATGGCCAAGGCTGCAAGCTCGTTGCCACCAAGTTTGGGATGTTCAGACATCTGGCTGGCCAGCGCGAGCGGGTGCTTGTCGTGGGCGTGTCCGAACGTCACCAGCTCCGGCATGGGAGTGTCGGTGGGAAGCGGTTCAAGCTCGGCGTCGACAAGTGGCTTGTAGGCGTTGCCTGAACGGCGGACGGTTTGGGCCGCGTTGTTGATGATGATATCCAGTGGACCAGCCGCGGTGAGCGAGTCCGTCAAGGCGATGACCTGGGCCGGGTCGCGGAGGTCAATGCCGACAATTTGCAGCCGGTCAAGCCATTCGCCGCTGTCTTCCATGGCGGCAAAACGGCGGGCAGCATCCTTGGGGAAGCGTGTGGTGATGGTGGTGTGCGCTCCGTCCCGCAACAGCCGCAAGGCGATGTACATGCCAATTTTCGCGCGTCCACCAGTCAACAGCGCCCGTTTTCCGCTCAGGTCTGTTTTAGCATCCCGCTTGGAGTGGTTGAAAGTGGCGCACTCCGGACACAACTGATGGTAGAAGGCATCGACGTGGGTGTAATGAGTTTTGCAAATGTAGCAGGGGCGGGAACGTTGCAGCGTTCCTGCCATTTTGCCTGTGGTGGAGGTCGTGAGTTTGTTGCCTCGTGTTTCATCATCAATACGGTCCGGGGCAGCGGTGGCCGTTTTTGCTATAACAGCCCGGTCGGCGTCATTAATGGCGTCACGCTTAACAATTCGACGATGGCGTTTAACCGCCTTAAACATCTTGCCGGTGGCACGGCGAACATTCACATAATCTGGATGTTCTTCGTCATATTCATGGATACTTTCCAAAACCTTAAGACAGTTTTGAATTTCCTCGGGCGTCAAATTTGCAGCGGTCACACCCCAATATTAGCCTCTTAGTTACGGGTTGCCGACTCCACCGCCTCCAACTGGTTACTCACCACCAGATCCACCGTCTCTTGGGAGACTTGATCGCGGCCGATAGCCAAGGCCAACGCCTCCGGCAGCTCAGCTGCGGCAGCCTTTGACAGCTCAATTTCGCGCGCGTCAGGCGCCGGGACCTGCTGGCCCTTGCTCAGGACGGTCAATCCGGATTCGGTGATGATGAAACCTCGGGCCCTGTCCAGGTCCGCGTCGACCCCGATGGTGGCACCCGCTGGAATCCGCACGTTCTTATCAATGATGGCTCGCCTGATGACCGCACCTGGCCCCACCACCACCTTGTCCATCAGAACCGAGTCCTGAACCCTGGCACCGGTGCCAACGTAGACGTCGTTGGAAAGCACCGAGCTCTCCACCACGCCGCCAGAGACCACCACACCATTAGCCACAATGGAATCCAATGCTGCACCAATGGAGTTGTGTTCGCCACGGACGAACTTCGCCGGGGGTGAAACAGTGCTGCGGGTGAAGATGGGCCATGAGCGATTGTAAAGGTTGAACACAGGGACAGGGGAGATCAGGTCCATGTGGGCGTCGTAGAAAGAGTCGATTGTGCCCACGTCGCGCCAGTAGTTTCGGTCCCGGTCGGTGGCATCGGGGATGTCATTGGTGGAGAAGTCGTACACATAGGCCTCGTCGCGGTTGACGAAGTACGGAATGATGTCTCCACCCATGTCGTTCTTTGTGTCGTCTTTCGCCGCGTCCTGTTCAAGAGCCTCAACCAGTGCGTCGGCGTCGAATACGTAGTTGCCCATGGAGGCAAGGAACTGATGGGGCGCGTCCGGGAGGCCGGCGGTGGATACGGGCTTTTCCACGAACGCTGAAATTTTGTGGGCGCCAATCGCGCCAGGTACTTCCGCATTATCGATCTCGATGACACCAAACTGATCTGCCATCTCCAAAGGTTGGCGGACGGCGGCAACGGTGGCCCGTGCACCTGAATTGATGTGGCTCTGGACCATCTGTTCAAAGTCCATCCGGTACACGTGGTCGGCCCCAACCACCACAACAATGTCTGGTTCGGCGTCGCCGATGAGGTTCATGGACTGGTAGATGGCGTTGGCGCTGCCTAGGAACCAGCTTTTTCCGCGGCGCTGTTGTGCGGGAACGGACGCCACGTAGTTGCCCAATTGGGTGGACATCCTCCACGTCTCCGAAATGTGGCGGTCCAAACTGTGTGACTTGTATTGGGTCAACACCACAATTTTGAAGTACCCGGAGTTCGCGAGATTTGATAATGCAAAATCGACTAGTCGAAATCCGGCAAAGGGTACTGCGGGTTTCGCACGGTCTGCTGTCAGGGGCATCAATCGTTTGCCCTCGCCGCCTGCTAGTACAATCGCCAGAACTTTCTTGACTGACATGTCACAACCTCCGACGGCTTCAATGTTGCTATAAGTAGCGTTCATGAACGGATCGAACACCTTCACACTAGAACAAACTCTCTGGAGAGACTAGCTTGAGAGTGTGCGTATCGATATTGTGACAAAAGAATTCCCTCCGGAGATATATGGCGGTGCCGGTGTGCATGTGGCCGAGCTCAGTCGGGTGTTGGCAGCCAAGGTTGACTTGCGGGTTCACGCCTTTGGCGCCGACCGTGAACGTGACTTCCACGGCGCCACCGTTTCGTCGTATGAAAACCTGCCCCAACTCAATGGTTCCAACCCGGCGATGCAGACCCTGGGAGTGGATCTGAGGATTGTTCCCGACATTGCCGGGGCCGATCTGGTGCACTCACACACCTGGTATGCAAATATGGCCGGGCATTTGGCGTCTCTCCTGCATGGCATCCCGCATGTCCTCAGCGCTCATAGCCTGGAACCGCTGCGCCCTTGGAAGGCTGAGCAGCTCGGCGGCGGTTATGCGCTTTCGTCGTGGGTAGAGAAAACCTCGTATGAGGCTGCCGCAGCCATCATCGCCGTCTCCGACGGGATGCGTCAGGATATTTTGCGCAGCTACCCTGACGTTGACCCTGCCAAGGTGAAGGTGATCCACAATGGCATCGATGTATCCATGTGGTGCCCCGATGAGAAGGACGACGTCGTACGCTCCCTGGGCATCGATCCCTCACGTCCTAGCGTGGTGTGGGTGG
This region of Arthrobacter alpinus genomic DNA includes:
- a CDS encoding tellurite resistance/C4-dicarboxylate transporter family protein: MATGIISIALLDAGWVGASQVLLVVASLALVLLTAGLVGRIATRPALVLADFRNPHAGFGYLTMVAALNVVGARFHDTDPAITWTLALVSIPLWLFLAYGVPLSMMLRTEIGQGGRPLLLPVDGTWFLWVVSTQSLSVAAATLAADGKSTSLLSDAAVAFWGIGIMLYFSLTTLVILRLLAGGENRGGIVPTNWIFMGATAITVLAGSMILNLPADVPVLGVAAPTVGGISYLLWAFGLWWVPLLVAFGVWRHLVRREPLRYSTALWSIVFPLGMFSVATYRFGHENAMPLLAVLGQWATWVAVAAWALVAAGMLLAVIRVLRKPPTGP
- the pepN gene encoding aminopeptidase N; this encodes MSNSNLGRAEASARKALLTVHHYDVRVDVSNAQNLDEQGFPTQSVITFDAATPGSSTFLDFIGLSVESVELNGAFLDLADVVDGARIHLPQLARENVVTVKATAAYSSSGEGLHRFVDPADSKVYTYTQYEPADARRVFANFEQPDLKAAFTFHVSAPSDWEVASNQVVSDYSDTAVDADGLAIGGTWDFATTLPISTYITTILAGPYFKVSDHFSMTFGMDSAHAGTELEIPLTAYCRASLSAKFDTDPIFAVTKAGLAYFNDLFDYPYPFGKYDQAFVPEYNLGAMENPGLVTFTEHYIHTSRATDTQYQQRANTIMHEMAHMWFGDLVTMSWWDDLWLKESFADFMGHLAVAEVTEWGEKSWTLFASRRKAWAYVQDQLPTTHPIVADIPDLEAAKQNFDGITYAKGASVLKQLVAYVGQEAFITGAQEYFKAHEYSNTSLADLLVPLSNASGRDLSSWGGDWLQTAGISTLGTSMGLVEGRIAAFTITQEAVDPVTGLAALRPHRLAVGLFNLDDAGQLVRTHSVTVDVTGAQTIVPELTGFPEPALVIVNDQDLSYAKVRLDGVSLATALSAVGTIVDPLARSLVWSSMWNAVRDALMASRLYINAVCEQTAGEHDIALLQTLVDNAIFALENYCPPDIRGEVRAGLLAGVEEHLDAASPGSDEQLVWARALASLGRGTDTPAVRIRGLLDGLRVPSGLRVDSDLRWLLWQALAARGLATEAELDAELASLTTAENRVGRVSAGASFPSEAVKARAWHDAVKETLLTNELLSATLEGFMAGGHELLEPFVEPYFESLREVWETRSIEIAGRLVRGLYPAHQDLASGGNPVDHPVVVRTDAWLSDNGGAATGLRRLIVEQRDHLLRALTAQSVVS
- a CDS encoding YeiH family protein, translating into MVNRAESGSPTWWTRTQPFIPGLAAALVAVVVSLLVHSVVPMLPAMTIAVVLGIAAVNLPGTAVLCEGPWRAGLNFSGKHLMRVGIVFLGLKLSLGDVMNLGWVSVALIVGVVLLSFAGTYALGKLFRLEGDTPLLIATGFSICGASAIGAMAAVKGTKHSDTVLPVALVTLCGTLAIGVLPLLMNPLGLNPLQFGQWVGAGVHDVGQVVATAQTAGAVALSAAIIVKLTRVMLLAPIVGVVGGMERRRHSRLAQAAVAADPHADVSQTPRFPPVIPLFVLGFLAMIVLRTSGWLPAGLVEAGATAQDVALGAALFGLGASVRIRELLRTGVRATIMALCSWVLIAALAFGAVHLMSV
- a CDS encoding SDR family oxidoreductase, whose protein sequence is MTAANLTPEEIQNCLKVLESIHEYDEEHPDYVNVRRATGKMFKAVKRHRRIVKRDAINDADRAVIAKTATAAPDRIDDETRGNKLTTSTTGKMAGTLQRSRPCYICKTHYTHVDAFYHQLCPECATFNHSKRDAKTDLSGKRALLTGGRAKIGMYIALRLLRDGAHTTITTRFPKDAARRFAAMEDSGEWLDRLQIVGIDLRDPAQVIALTDSLTAAGPLDIIINNAAQTVRRSGNAYKPLVDAELEPLPTDTPMPELVTFGHAHDKHPLALASQMSEHPKLGGNELAALAMSMGSASLERLAAGTAIDAGGLVPDVAAINSWTQVVDQVDPLEMLEVQLCNVTAPFLLVSRLRPAMAASTADRKYIVNVSAMEGQFARAYKGPGHPHTNMAKAALNMLTRTSAAEMLEADGILMTAVDTGWITDERPHYTKVRLAEEGFHAPLDLVDGAARVYDPIVMGESGVDQYGVFLKDYKPSPW
- the glgC gene encoding glucose-1-phosphate adenylyltransferase; translation: MSVKKVLAIVLAGGEGKRLMPLTADRAKPAVPFAGFRLVDFALSNLANSGYFKIVVLTQYKSHSLDRHISETWRMSTQLGNYVASVPAQQRRGKSWFLGSANAIYQSMNLIGDAEPDIVVVVGADHVYRMDFEQMVQSHINSGARATVAAVRQPLEMADQFGVIEIDNAEVPGAIGAHKISAFVEKPVSTAGLPDAPHQFLASMGNYVFDADALVEALEQDAAKDDTKNDMGGDIIPYFVNRDEAYVYDFSTNDIPDATDRDRNYWRDVGTIDSFYDAHMDLISPVPVFNLYNRSWPIFTRSTVSPPAKFVRGEHNSIGAALDSIVANGVVVSGGVVESSVLSNDVYVGTGARVQDSVLMDKVVVGPGAVIRRAIIDKNVRIPAGATIGVDADLDRARGFIITESGLTVLSKGQQVPAPDAREIELSKAAAAELPEALALAIGRDQVSQETVDLVVSNQLEAVESATRN
- the glgA gene encoding glycogen synthase; translation: MRIDIVTKEFPPEIYGGAGVHVAELSRVLAAKVDLRVHAFGADRERDFHGATVSSYENLPQLNGSNPAMQTLGVDLRIVPDIAGADLVHSHTWYANMAGHLASLLHGIPHVLSAHSLEPLRPWKAEQLGGGYALSSWVEKTSYEAAAAIIAVSDGMRQDILRSYPDVDPAKVKVIHNGIDVSMWCPDEKDDVVRSLGIDPSRPSVVWVGRVTRQKGVPYLLKAAAALPPEVQLVLCAGAADTPELGAEVNSLIEGLKAQRDGVIVMERMLPRNELIQVLSHATVFACPSIYEPLGIVNLEAMACGAAVVASATGGIPEVIVHGETGLLVPLEQVSDGTGTPLDPEKFVADFAAALIEVVNDPARARTMGEKGRIRAQDHFSWESIVDQTLGVYRSVLPH